In Phaseolus vulgaris cultivar G19833 chromosome 10, P. vulgaris v2.0, whole genome shotgun sequence, a single genomic region encodes these proteins:
- the LOC137816464 gene encoding uncharacterized protein, with protein sequence MDDRVCPMIQRRRKFSEEKRFIIRAETQKLLSANHVKEIQYPEWDTFSRYNQIRMHPSDENKTTFMAEFVIYCYKVMPFDLKNLGATYQRLMDRILAPLLEQNVQAYVDDMVITSLEKDQHIAELEELFGPKEKYNLKFNSEKCVFGVEAGKFLDFLLIERGIEANPDKCDAIIGMRSLANVKEGSRAEVILEGPRGLLIEQSLKFSFKASNNQAKYEVSIAGMLLAQELGALNLLVKSDSLLVKGQVSREYQAKGPQLASYLRRRFRGGINLAHGKNNKSLTQETLRVPRVVAYEMPSDELVVVSQIDLTETWITPYQRYLVDGLLPAEPTQAKMIERNAGRYTLVDGKLFCHGYAQPTLMCVSGDQCVRIMSELHEGICGSHIDG encoded by the exons ATGGATGATAGGGTCTGCCCAATGatccagagaaggagaaagttcagcGAGGAGAAACGTTTCATTATAAGGGCGGAGACTCAGAAACTGCTGAGTGCTAACCATGTCAAAGAAATTCAATACCCCGAATG GGACACATTCTCAAGGTACAATCAAATACGTATGCACCCTAGTGATGAAAATAAGACCACCTTTATGGCTGAATTTGTAATCTACTGCTATAAGGTCATGCCTTTCGACCTTAAAAACCTCGGTGCCAcataccagaggttaatggacagaATCCTGGCTCCCCTTCTCGAGCAGAATGTACAAGcgtatgtagacgacatggtcaTCACATCCTTAGAGAAAGATCAACATATTGCCGAATTGGAAGAGTTATTTGGGCCAAAAGAAAAGTACAACCTGAAGTTTAACTCGGAGAAGTGCGTGTTTGGGGTAGAGGCAGGAAAGTTTCTCGATTTTCTTCTAATCGAGAGGGGTATAGAGGCTAACCCCGACAAGTGTGATGCGATAATTGGGATGAGGAGTCTCGCTAATGTAAAGGAG ggtagcaGAGCAGAAGTCATACTTGAGGGTCCTAGGGGTCTGCTAATTGAGCAATCTCTGAAGTTTTCATTCAAAGCCAGTAATAACCAGGCCAAGTACGAGGTCTCGATAGCGGGAATGTTATTGGCACAAGAGTTGGGAGCACTAAATTTATTGGTAAAAAGCGATTCGCTGCTTGTTAAAGGACAGGTTTCAAGAGAATATCAGGCCAAGGGCCCACAGTTGGCTTCATATCTTAG GAGAAGGTTCAGAGGAGGGATAAACTTGGCACATGGGAAGAATAATAagtcgttgactcaagaaactctgagagtTCCTCGAGTAGTTGCGTACGAGATGCCATCGGACGAATTAGTTGTTGTTTCGCAAATCGACCTCACGGAAACCTGGATTACACCATACCAGCGTTACCTGGTTGATGGTTTACTCCCCGCTGAACCTACGCAAGCTAAGATGATCGAAAGGAATGCGGGGAGGTATACCCTGGTTGATGGCAAGCTATTCTGTCATGGATATGCTCAGCCAACACTCATGTGCGTAAGTGGGGACCAGTGTGTTCGAATAATGTCGGAGCTACATGAAGGAATTTGTGGCAGTCATATAGATGGCTGA
- the LOC137816473 gene encoding uncharacterized protein: MDKLVPAHYITSKTIFTGVEDTENHLMAFNAEMIVSRGSDVVRCKMFMITFTGTTLQWFSGLPDGHVTSFVQFVRLFREQFTANQVTPSVLYDLFIVRKREGETLKEYLNRFWALMLRLQTHDEDVMVTAFEQGITMGPFSDSLNRNQAETFFEIQRRVVAHINIEEAVAIPETIEKLRFPQKPDKILGSRNDVWCEFHKGFGHSIERCLALGHQLTELLREGFLKEYLETSLEEPQGEVISAKQTHEVPVNGKLNTISQGFSGGGSTATKHKRYARVVMSLDVRSVDTLPEAN; the protein is encoded by the coding sequence ATGGACAAATTAGTGCCAGCACATTACATCACGTCTAAAACCATCTTCACAGGGGTAGAAGACACTGAAAACCATCTCATGGCTTTTAATGCCGAGATGATAGTTTCACGAGGATCAGACGTTGTTCgatgcaagatgttcatgattACTTTCACAGGTACGACGTTACAGTGGTTTAGTGGGCTCCCTGATGGCCACGTAACCTCTTTCGTACAGTTCGTCAGGTTATTTCGAGAACAGTTCACCGCCAACCAGGTTACACCTTCGGTATTATACGACCTTTTCATCGTCAGGAAGAGAGAGGGGGAAACGTTGAAGGAGTACTTGAACAGGTTTTGGGCGCTCATGCTGAGACTCCAGACCCATGACGAAGACGTGATGGTTACCGCCTTTGAGCAAGGAATCACAATGGGACCTTTCAGTGACTCTTTGAATAGAAATCAAGCGGAGACGTTCTTCGAGATCCAACGAAGAGTTGTCGCACACATTAACATCGAGGAGGCTGTAGCAATACCCGAGACAATAGAGAAATTAAGGTTTCCCCAAAAGCCTGACAAAATTCTGGGGTCAAGAAACGACGTTTGGTGTGAATTCCACAAAGGCTTCGGACACAGTATCGAACGGTGCCTAGCACTAGGTCACCAATTGACCGAGTTGCTGAGAGAAGGCTTCTTAAAAGAATACTTGGAGACTAGTCTGGAAGAGCCTCAAGGAGAGGTGATCTCGGCAAAACAGACTCATGAAGTACCCGTCAACGGAAAGTTGAATACTATTTCGCAAGGATTCTCGGGGGGCGGTAGCACCGCCACCAAGCACAAAAGATACGCAAGAGTCGTGATGTCCTTGGATGTGAGAAGCGTGGATACCTTGCCCGAGGCTAACTAG